A single window of Zea mays cultivar B73 chromosome 10, Zm-B73-REFERENCE-NAM-5.0, whole genome shotgun sequence DNA harbors:
- the LOC100278361 gene encoding uncharacterized protein isoform X1: MGAEPVDFSPPPPPEPTLSPEPEISGKDRGGNWKADMMSALGESVSFGRFLSEPLEWGKRSAFAHNRYLEEAAVQARPGSVAQKKAFFEAHYARKKRKSEDHAAAASDDVAGGDGELEAAEDGGAASWSLSATESSCMTDEPPAPAEEVCCGWEEDRVVDCGGSASDKPVHVPEELADITDAVGPCCRMDAPTDETQHMEGGDEVVGAVLPLQKQDLCMDSLTAVDATLKEISILNQDITDSVKRRRIQMASLLPKPAKLSSPPTAKKGQNSSAKRRSMRHSAKENNSPPSAGSNKLRTTSTPKKRSTLSALHMSMSFPRCESGNTSMASRNLGTTIAARISELEHANATKPAEKNTKPHDLRLPRKKFSSALPEIAPRTSQVDEERSSHIMKIKEKLFGSTFPTLHQKYGITKEKEATQEILSSSKSGHLSRDINQAHQTGKDAQTSKDASDAKQICCFPLRKMY, translated from the exons ATGGGAGCCGAGCCGGTGGActtctcgccgccgccgccgccggagccGACGCTTTCGCCGGAGCCGGAGATCTCCGGCAAGGACAGAGGAGGG AACTGGAAGGCGGACATGATGTCAGCTCTCGGGGAGTCGGTTTCCTTCGGCCGCTTCCTCTCGGAGCCGCTCGAATGGGGGAAGAGGTCCGCCTTCGCGCACAACCGCTACCTCGAGGAGGCGGCGGTGCAGGCGCGCCCGGGCTCAGTCGCGCAGAAGAAGGCATTCTTCGAGGCGCACTACGCTAGGAAGAAGCGCAAGAGCGAGGaccacgccgccgccgccagtgATGATGTTGCAGGCGGTGATGGCGAGCTCGAGGCGGCAGAGGATGGTGGTGCCGCGTCGTGGTCGTTGTCTGCTACTGAGTCTTCCTGCATGACGGATGAACCACCGGCACCAGCAGAGGAAGTGTGCTGCGGTTGGGAGGAGGACAGAGTGGTGGATTGTGGTGGCAGCGCCAGCGACAAGCCAGTACACGTGCCGGAGGAGCTCGCGGACATCACCGATGCCGTTGGGCCCTGTTGCAGGATGGATGCGCCCACGGATGAGACACAGCACATGGAGGGCGGCGACGAAGTGGTTGGAGCAGTTTTGCCCTTGCAGAAGCAGGATTTGTGCATGGATAGTTTGACGGCTGTTGATGCCACTTTGAAG GAAATCTCTATTTTGAATCAGGATATCACAGATTCTGTCAAGAGAAGGAGGATCCAGATGGCGTCCCTGCTTCCAAAGCCGGCAAAGCTCAGCTCTCCCCCCACAGCAAAGAAAGGGCAGAATTCCTCAGCTAAAAGAAGGTCAATGCGGCATTCTGCAAAGGAGAATAACTCACCTCCTAGTGCAGGCAGTAACAAGCTAAGAACAACTTCGACCCCCAAAAAGAGGTCAACGCTGTCAGCCTTGCATATGTCTATGAGTTTCCCGAGATGTGAATCTGGCAATACTTCCATGGCGTCAAGAAATCTTGGTACCACAATCGCTGCTAGGATTAGCGAGTTGgaacatgcaaatgcaaccaagcCTGCAGAAAAAAACACTAAGCCTCATGATTTGAGGCTACCAAGAAAG AAATTTTCCAGCGCTTTACCAGAAATTGCTCCAAGGACATCTCAAGTCGATGAAGAAAG ATCATCACATATAATGAAAATCAAAGAAAAGCTATTTGGTTCAACATTTCCAACACTGCATCAGAAATATGGTATAACCAAAGAAAAAGAG GCTACTCaagaaatcctaagttcttcGAAGTCTGGCCATCTATCAAGGGATATTAATCAAGCACACCAaacgggtaaagatgcacaaacgAGTAAAGATGCATCTGATGCCAAACAAATATGTtgtttcccccttagaaagatgtaTTAG
- the LOC100278361 gene encoding uncharacterized protein LOC100278361 → MGAEPVDFSPPPPPEPTLSPEPEISGKDRGGNWKADMMSALGESVSFGRFLSEPLEWGKRSAFAHNRYLEEAAVQARPGSVAQKKAFFEAHYARKKRKSEDHAAAASDDVAGGDGELEAAEDGGAASWSLSATESSCMTDEPPAPAEEVCCGWEEDRVVDCGGSASDKPVHVPEELADITDAVGPCCRMDAPTDETQHMEGGDEVVGAVLPLQKQDLCMDSLTAVDATLKEISILNQDITDSVKRRRIQMASLLPKPAKLSSPPTAKKGQNSSAKRRSMRHSAKENNSPPSAGSNKLRTTSTPKKRSTLSALHMSMSFPRCESGNTSMASRNLGTTIAARISELEHANATKPAEKNTKPHDLRLPRKKFSSALPEIAPRTSQVDEERSSHIMKIKEKLFGSTFPTLHQKYGITKEKERKINNEHGFKESRHSFCFKATLLPNFYRSNKQPKDTSHQATQEILSSSKSGHLSRDINQAHQTGKDAQTSKDASDAKQICCFPLRKMY, encoded by the exons ATGGGAGCCGAGCCGGTGGActtctcgccgccgccgccgccggagccGACGCTTTCGCCGGAGCCGGAGATCTCCGGCAAGGACAGAGGAGGG AACTGGAAGGCGGACATGATGTCAGCTCTCGGGGAGTCGGTTTCCTTCGGCCGCTTCCTCTCGGAGCCGCTCGAATGGGGGAAGAGGTCCGCCTTCGCGCACAACCGCTACCTCGAGGAGGCGGCGGTGCAGGCGCGCCCGGGCTCAGTCGCGCAGAAGAAGGCATTCTTCGAGGCGCACTACGCTAGGAAGAAGCGCAAGAGCGAGGaccacgccgccgccgccagtgATGATGTTGCAGGCGGTGATGGCGAGCTCGAGGCGGCAGAGGATGGTGGTGCCGCGTCGTGGTCGTTGTCTGCTACTGAGTCTTCCTGCATGACGGATGAACCACCGGCACCAGCAGAGGAAGTGTGCTGCGGTTGGGAGGAGGACAGAGTGGTGGATTGTGGTGGCAGCGCCAGCGACAAGCCAGTACACGTGCCGGAGGAGCTCGCGGACATCACCGATGCCGTTGGGCCCTGTTGCAGGATGGATGCGCCCACGGATGAGACACAGCACATGGAGGGCGGCGACGAAGTGGTTGGAGCAGTTTTGCCCTTGCAGAAGCAGGATTTGTGCATGGATAGTTTGACGGCTGTTGATGCCACTTTGAAG GAAATCTCTATTTTGAATCAGGATATCACAGATTCTGTCAAGAGAAGGAGGATCCAGATGGCGTCCCTGCTTCCAAAGCCGGCAAAGCTCAGCTCTCCCCCCACAGCAAAGAAAGGGCAGAATTCCTCAGCTAAAAGAAGGTCAATGCGGCATTCTGCAAAGGAGAATAACTCACCTCCTAGTGCAGGCAGTAACAAGCTAAGAACAACTTCGACCCCCAAAAAGAGGTCAACGCTGTCAGCCTTGCATATGTCTATGAGTTTCCCGAGATGTGAATCTGGCAATACTTCCATGGCGTCAAGAAATCTTGGTACCACAATCGCTGCTAGGATTAGCGAGTTGgaacatgcaaatgcaaccaagcCTGCAGAAAAAAACACTAAGCCTCATGATTTGAGGCTACCAAGAAAG AAATTTTCCAGCGCTTTACCAGAAATTGCTCCAAGGACATCTCAAGTCGATGAAGAAAG ATCATCACATATAATGAAAATCAAAGAAAAGCTATTTGGTTCAACATTTCCAACACTGCATCAGAAATATGGTATAACCAAAGAAAAAGAG AGAAAGATCAACAATGAACATGGGTTTAAAGAATCACGACATAGCTTTTGCTTCAAAGCCACGCTGTTGCCAAATTTCTATCGAAGCAATAAACAACCAAAGGATACAAGTCATCAG GCTACTCaagaaatcctaagttcttcGAAGTCTGGCCATCTATCAAGGGATATTAATCAAGCACACCAaacgggtaaagatgcacaaacgAGTAAAGATGCATCTGATGCCAAACAAATATGTtgtttcccccttagaaagatgtaTTAG